The DNA window AATGCCTACGAGCGAATGCTATCACACTCGGACGTGCTGTCGGCGGTGTGGCGGGACCTCAGGACGATGCTGCGACTTGTCATTCGATGGGTCGACCAGTCGTACCAACGCATCTCCTGGACGCCTCTGCTACTGATCGTTGGGGCACTCATCTACTTCGTCACCCCGGTCGACGTGGTCCCCGATGCCCTTGGGGCCCTCGGCTTTGTGGACGACGTGACGGTGATCTCGACGGTCGTTCAGCGAGTGCGACACGAACTCGACCGCTTCCGTCACTGGGAAAAGACCACGGCCCTCACCGACTGAGTCCGTCTCTCCCTCCAATCGGCTGGCCGTCCCCCCGTCGCAACCGTCATAACAAGCGCCTACAGATTGCCATGACTCTCCAACTGGTGCTCGCCCTCCTCGCCGGACTACTTACCGGAGCCCTCATTGCCTGGTACCGGCGGTCACGGGGAGAGTGACGCGTGAAACGTGATCCCGGAACGACCCGCGAATCACGCCTCACGTGCCACGCGTGACTCACGGGACAATCTGCTCTCCGTTCTCGTCCGTCAGGATTAACGCATCCACCGGGCAAATGGCCGTCGCTTCCTCCAGTCGACCGGCGTCAATGTCCGGCGTCTCGTCCTGAAAGTCGACAATATTCTCCTGATCGATGACGAAAACCTCAGGGGCGAGGTTGGTGCAATTGCCCGACCCAATGCAAAGGGTCCGATCGATGCCCACCGTCATGCCACTGATTTCGCGCTCTCGGTACTCGTCGTCCATGCGTATAGGAAAGATTTACTGAGGAGTGATTCGGCGAAAATCGATATCTGCCACGACACTAGGGCGAACACGTTCCCGGCGTGTGCATCCTTCCCCCGGACGTTACGAACCGGAACCGCCGGTCGCCCCCGCCCCTCCCGACCAGAACCGGCCTCGCCTTCACCCTTCCCCCGACAGGTCCAGCGTACGATCTTCAAGCTCCTGATCCTCCCGTGCCAGTGAATCATCGAGGAGGTTGCCAGCAATCTGGATAAAGTCGCGCTCGGTGATAATTCCAACGAGCCGCTCCTCTCGCACCACAGGAAGTGCCCCAATTTGGTGCTCGCGCATCATTTCGACGGCCTCGCGAGTGGGCAACTCTGGCGAAACCGAGATCGGATCCTCCACCATAATCTCCTTCACCGGAACGCCCCCCTCCGGCACCTCCGTCCGCTCAGCCATATGACGCAGGAGCGTCCGGTGGCTAATGAGCCCCACGAGGCGATGTCGCTCATCCTCCACCAGCACATGGCGGATGCGTTGCCAATCCATGAGGCGCGCCACAAACTCGATCGACTCCTCCTCATGAACGGTGAAGAGCTCCGTCGTCATGTAGTCTTCGACGTTCGTGTCTTTCATGCCCGTCGGGGTGTAGCCTTCCTCCAGCGCCGCCAGGGACCATTCGTGCACAGGAGCCCCCTCCCGCTGACGCTCCACCATACCACGAGTCAGAGCCCCCAGCCGCTCGGCCCGCGAGCCGACGTTCTTCATCCGGGCCATCGAGTCGAGCTGCCACTGCGCGCCGGTTTGCTGCGTCTCTACTCGTTTCTGGATGATGCCCAGATAGCGATCGATGTCGCCATCGCTGATGTCGGAGTTTCGCAGGCCCGACTCCGCCCGGGGCAGTAGCGTATCGAGAATGAGTTCGTGGGCGGGCCGCTTCGAGCCGTCGAGCCACGTAAATTGCGAGGCAAGGCCATTGCGGGCCGCCGCGATGAAGTTGTGACGGGCATCATCGAAGTCCATGTCGCGGGAAACGTCCTTGTACTCGTCGGCCAGGCCTGCCACAAGGCCGTACCAGAACACGGCATTGGCAATTTCGTCGAGGACGGTCGGGCCGGACGGCAACACCCGGTTTTCAATGCGCAGGTGCGGCTTGCCGTCGGTAATGCCGTAGCACGCCCGATTCCAGCGGTACACCGTGCCATTGTGGAGCTGAAGGGCCATGAGGTTGGGGACCTTCCCCTCCTCTAGCATTTTGAGGGGCTCCTCATTAAGCTCCGTCGTCAGCAGCACACGGAACCGTGAGATGTCCTCCTTGAAGATTTCCAGCACCGATTCGTCCACCCAGTCGGTCCCGAAGTGCACGCGGGGCCGCATCTCGCGGAGGTAGAGGTTGCTTGACCGCGTATCCACAGCCTGCTGGAAGAGGGCAATGCGCGTCTCTCGCCAGAGGCGCTTGCCGAAGAGAAGCGGCGAGTTGGTCCCCGCCGCCAGACACGGCGCCGCCACGACCTGCGCTATGTTGTAGTAGCGGGGAAATTCCTCGGGCGACACCTGAAAGTGGGTCTGGAAACTCGTGTTGCACCCCTCCAGCATGATGGAATCATGCTTGAGGAAGAGCTCATCGATCCCTCGAATCTGGTACTGCCCGGGCCCGCCCCGCAAACGGCCCAGTGCATCATTCAGAGCGTAGTATCGGGGCCGCGGCGTCATGTAGTCAAGCGCAAAATCCGACAGGTGTGCCGTGGGCAAGATGCCGGTCATAGCAATGTCGCCGCCCACCTCCTGCGTGAGCGCCCGAACCTTCTCCACGAGCTCCCCAGTGGCCCGCTCCATTTCCTGGAAACAGTCGCCTCCGTACTGGAGGGGATCCATGTTGAACTCGATATTGAACTTCGTGAGCTCCGTCACGATTCGCTCGTCGGTGTTGCGCTCCAGCACCTCTTCGATGATGGGTGCAGGGGCGCCCCGCTCGTCCACCATGAAGAGCTCTTGTTCTGCCCCGATTCGCCGCACGCCGGACTCGAACATGTCCTCATGCAGCATCAATTCCAGGGCCCGCACGTCCTGAATCAAGTGGTTCGTGAACTCCCGTAGAACGGACGGATCCGCATCTCGGTGTACGTTGTGCTCACCCATAAGAGTCGATCGCGCTGTAGTCAAAAAAACGGTTGGAGTCCAGGCGGAGGAAGCGCTTTCCTCCGTTCTTCCCGGAATAAAGATTGCCGGCTCTCTTCGTCGAAAGAAGATCGATTCCCGTTCCCAGTCATGGCACGCTGGCGACCTTCATGCCAACGGACCTCCCACGAAAAAAGGGGACAACGGGACGCAATATAATCAAACTTCTGTAAACCAATCCAGCAGATCGGCAGGATCGGCACAGAAACCTCCCGATCGACACCACCGTTCAGATTGATTGGTTCTTTAACTGTTTCTTGACCGGTTTGCTGCAGGATGATTTCCGATCAGGTTCGTCCGTGGGAGTCCCTTCTTTCCCTCTGTGCATGCCTCACACTCCTTCTCCTCCTTGGTCCTTTCCTCTCTTCTTCGGCTTCTGCTCAAGAGGGCCCGCCTCGGTCAGCCATCTCAAATCGAACCGCGAAGGCGCTGTTCGTGCGTGGCCTTACTCAGTCGTACCTGCAGGACTACGAACAGGCCATCTCGCTCTTCGAAAAAGCCTTGGACGCGTCCCCGCGCCAATCCGCCATCCTGAGCGCCCTAGCGGAGGCGGAAGCGGGTCGCGATAACCGTACGTCCGCCCTCTACTACGCCCGGCAGGCGCAGGAGTACGCCCCAGAGGAGCCCTACTACTACCACGCGCTCGCCGACCTCCTTCGAGACGCCAACCGCCCCGCGGAGGCCAAGGAAACGTACCGCTCTCTTCTCTCCCGCTTTCCCAACAACCAGGCCGCCCGGCTGTCCCTGGCTCGTCTGCAGGCAAACACCGGTGCTCCCCGTGCGGCCTTGCGCACCTATGAGACACTAGTCGACTCTTCGGCCTCCGTACAACCGCAGGCCTACGCCGAAATGCTGTCGCTATACCAACAGGTGGGCGATGAGGACGGAC is part of the Salinibacter sp. 10B genome and encodes:
- a CDS encoding ferredoxin, yielding MDDEYREREISGMTVGIDRTLCIGSGNCTNLAPEVFVIDQENIVDFQDETPDIDAGRLEEATAICPVDALILTDENGEQIVP
- a CDS encoding YkvA family protein, translated to MPPSELPDEDALQRSDDALLPDEAPDPIPVLTEAASRVLQRRFRIVLLIRNAYERMLSHSDVLSAVWRDLRTMLRLVIRWVDQSYQRISWTPLLLIVGALIYFVTPVDVVPDALGALGFVDDVTVISTVVQRVRHELDRFRHWEKTTALTD
- a CDS encoding CBS domain-containing protein; amino-acid sequence: MGEHNVHRDADPSVLREFTNHLIQDVRALELMLHEDMFESGVRRIGAEQELFMVDERGAPAPIIEEVLERNTDERIVTELTKFNIEFNMDPLQYGGDCFQEMERATGELVEKVRALTQEVGGDIAMTGILPTAHLSDFALDYMTPRPRYYALNDALGRLRGGPGQYQIRGIDELFLKHDSIMLEGCNTSFQTHFQVSPEEFPRYYNIAQVVAAPCLAAGTNSPLLFGKRLWRETRIALFQQAVDTRSSNLYLREMRPRVHFGTDWVDESVLEIFKEDISRFRVLLTTELNEEPLKMLEEGKVPNLMALQLHNGTVYRWNRACYGITDGKPHLRIENRVLPSGPTVLDEIANAVFWYGLVAGLADEYKDVSRDMDFDDARHNFIAAARNGLASQFTWLDGSKRPAHELILDTLLPRAESGLRNSDISDGDIDRYLGIIQKRVETQQTGAQWQLDSMARMKNVGSRAERLGALTRGMVERQREGAPVHEWSLAALEEGYTPTGMKDTNVEDYMTTELFTVHEEESIEFVARLMDWQRIRHVLVEDERHRLVGLISHRTLLRHMAERTEVPEGGVPVKEIMVEDPISVSPELPTREAVEMMREHQIGALPVVREERLVGIITERDFIQIAGNLLDDSLAREDQELEDRTLDLSGEG